A single Epinephelus lanceolatus isolate andai-2023 chromosome 22, ASM4190304v1, whole genome shotgun sequence DNA region contains:
- the LOC117272634 gene encoding uncharacterized protein LOC117272634 isoform X2, with product MKTIRLLVLVLLASVHVYTSDESVESSDKKDQQSTAAPAGTTLSLAPAAPVTPTPAPRAGPIATPKVAPTAAAPTAAAPTAAAPTHPVLPPTAAPDATSKSPDKKIEAPTPTPKTASPTTASNDHKTVTATSLAGMDNDTSINDTLKPRSPQTHHYPDPGNSFDSTPDVLTPGPHETIEKPGKGATTPAPASHRTMAPPGMPHEAEKNKDKSADKRLWWILLPVVLVGAAVAIVFKFKCKKIHDHTETIDTGTENASFQSRPESTKDGVMLLGVKSSGGEENAAAR from the exons ATGAATCAGTTGAGTCAAGTGACAAAAAGGACCAACAATccacagcagcaccagcaggcACAACATTGTCACTGG CACCGGCAGCACCAGTAACCCCAACACCAGCACCACGCGCAGGGCCAATAGCAACACCAAAAGTagcaccaacagcagcagcaccaacagcagcagcaccaacagcagcagcaccaacaCACCCAGTTCTACCTCCCACTGCTGCTCCTGATGCCACCAGCAAATCTCCTGACA AAAAAATTGAGGCTCCAACACCTACACCAAAGACTGCTTCACCTACAACAGCATCTAATGACCACAAGACTGTGACCGCTACATCTCTTGCCGGGATGGACAATGATA CTTCGATAAATGACACTCTGAAACCAAGATCTCCTCAAACACATCACTATCCTGACCCAGGAAACTCCTTTGATAGCACGCCAGATGTGTTGACTCCAG GGCCTCATGAGACCATTGAAAAACCAGGTAAAG GTGCAACTACTCCTGCACCAG CATCACATCGAACCATGGCACCTCCAGGGATGCCACATGAGGCTGAAAAGAATAAAGACAAGAGTGCTG ACAAAAGGCTGTGGTGGATTCTGTTGCCTGTCGTCCTGGTTGGAGCTGCTGTGGCCATTGTCTTCAAATTCAAATGCAAGAAGATCCACGATCACACAG AAACCATTGACACTGGAACCGAGAA CGCATCTTTCCAGAGCCGACCCGAGAGCACCAAAGATGGCGTCATGCTCCTCGGAGTGAAGTCATCAGGCGGGGAAGAAAATG CTGCTGCCAGATAA
- the LOC117272634 gene encoding uncharacterized protein LOC117272634 isoform X1, giving the protein MKTIRLLVLVLLASVHVYTSDESVESSDKKDQQSTAAPAGTTLSLAPAAPVTPTPAPRAGPIATPKVAPTAAAPTAAAPTAAAPTHPVLPPTAAPDATSKSPDKKIEAPTPTPKTASPTTASNDHKTVTATSLAGMDNDTSINDTLKPRSPQTHHYPDPGNSFDSTPDVLTPGPHETIEKPGKGATTPAPASHRTMAPPGMPHEAEKNKDKSAGSPPGTEEKAPPKSDKRLWWILLPVVLVGAAVAIVFKFKCKKIHDHTETIDTGTENASFQSRPESTKDGVMLLGVKSSGGEENAAAR; this is encoded by the exons ATGAATCAGTTGAGTCAAGTGACAAAAAGGACCAACAATccacagcagcaccagcaggcACAACATTGTCACTGG CACCGGCAGCACCAGTAACCCCAACACCAGCACCACGCGCAGGGCCAATAGCAACACCAAAAGTagcaccaacagcagcagcaccaacagcagcagcaccaacagcagcagcaccaacaCACCCAGTTCTACCTCCCACTGCTGCTCCTGATGCCACCAGCAAATCTCCTGACA AAAAAATTGAGGCTCCAACACCTACACCAAAGACTGCTTCACCTACAACAGCATCTAATGACCACAAGACTGTGACCGCTACATCTCTTGCCGGGATGGACAATGATA CTTCGATAAATGACACTCTGAAACCAAGATCTCCTCAAACACATCACTATCCTGACCCAGGAAACTCCTTTGATAGCACGCCAGATGTGTTGACTCCAG GGCCTCATGAGACCATTGAAAAACCAGGTAAAG GTGCAACTACTCCTGCACCAG CATCACATCGAACCATGGCACCTCCAGGGATGCCACATGAGGCTGAAAAGAATAAAGACAAGAGTGCTG GTTCTCCACCTGGCACTGAGGAAAAAGCACCCCCAAAATCAG ACAAAAGGCTGTGGTGGATTCTGTTGCCTGTCGTCCTGGTTGGAGCTGCTGTGGCCATTGTCTTCAAATTCAAATGCAAGAAGATCCACGATCACACAG AAACCATTGACACTGGAACCGAGAA CGCATCTTTCCAGAGCCGACCCGAGAGCACCAAAGATGGCGTCATGCTCCTCGGAGTGAAGTCATCAGGCGGGGAAGAAAATG CTGCTGCCAGATAA